The stretch of DNA CCGCGAAGTCCCTCACCTCCTGCGTGATCTTCATCGAGCAGAATTTTGGGCCGCACATCGAGCAGAAATGCGCGGTCTTGGCGCCTTCTGCGGGGAGCGTCTGATCATGGTATTGTTCCGCCGTGTCGGGGTCGAGGGAGAGGTTGAACTGGTCTCTCCAGCGGAATTCGAACCTTGCACGGCTGAGCGCGTCGTCGCGCATCTGGGCGGCGGGGTGGCCTTTGGCGAGGTCGGCGGCGTGGGCGGCTAGTTTGTAGGTTACTACGCCGACCTTCACGTCATCGCGGTCGGGGAGGCCTAGATGCTCCTTCGGCGTGACGTAGCAGAGCATCGCGGTGCCGTACCAGCCGATCATCGCGGCGCCGATGCCGCTGGTGATGTGGTCGTAGCCTGGGGCGATGTCCGTCGTAAGCGGCCCTAGCGTGTAGAAGGGCGCTTCGCCGCAGACTTCGAGTTGCTTGTCCATGTTCTCCTTGATCTTGTGCATGGGCACGTGGCCGGGGCCTTCGATCATGACCTGGACGTCGGACTTCCACGCGCGGTGGGTGAGTTCGCCTAGCGTGTAGAGTTCGCTGAACTGCGCTTCGTCGTTGGCGTCGGCGATGCTGCCGGGGCGCAGGCCGTCGCCGAGGCTGTAGGCGATGTCATACGCCTTCATGATCTCGGTGATCTCGTCGAAGCGCTCGTAGAGGAAGCTCTCCTTGTGGTGGCTGAGGCACCATTTCGCCATGATCGAGCCGCCGCGCGAGACGATGCCGGTGACGCGTTTCGCGGTCATCGGGATGTACGCCAGCCGCACGCCGGCGTGGATCGTGAAGTAATCGACGCCCTGCTCGGCCTGCTCGATCAGCGTGTCGCGGAAGATTTCCCAGGTTAGGTCTTCGGCGACGCCGCCGACCTTTTCGAGCGCCTGGTAGATGGGGACGGTGCCGATCGGGACCGGCGAGTTGCGGAGGATCCATTCGCGGGTGTCGTGGATGTTGCGGCCGGTGCTGAGGTCCATCACCGTGTCCGCGCCCCAGCGGATCGACCAGACGAGCTTGTCGACTTCGGCGGCGACGTTGCTGGCGACCGCGGAGTTGCCGATGTTGGCGTTGATCTTGACGAGAAAGTTGCGGCCGATCGCCATCGGTTCGGATTCGGGGTGGTTGATGTTGTTGGGGATGATCGCGCGGCCGCGGGCGATCTCGTCGCGGACGAACTCGGGGGTTACGTAGTCGGGGATCTGGGCGCCGAAGGATTCACCGTCGCGAACGTAGTCTTTCAGCATGGCGCGGCCGAGGTTTTCCCGGGTGGCGACGTATTCCATTTCGGGGGTGATGATGCCGCGGCGGGCGTAGTGCATCTGGCTGACGTTGTGGCCGTCGCGCGCGCGGAGGGGGCGCTTGATGGTGGCGGGGAATTGGGGGACGCCGCCGGAGCGGTCCGGGCCGAGCTGCCCGTTGTCCTCGGGGCGGAGTTCGCGGGCTTCGTAGGATTCTACGTCACCTCGGGCTTCGATCCATTGGCGGCGGAGTTGGGGGAGGCCGGCGTTGATGTCGATTTGCGCGCGGGGGTCGGTGTAGGGGCCGCTGGTGTCGTAGACGCGTAACGGGGGTTCGCTGCAGCTTGGGTCGAGGACGATTTCGCGCATGGCGACGCGGACGTCGGGGCTGGATGGGACCGCGACGTGGATTTTCCGCGAGCCTCGGATCGGGCCGGTGGTTACGCCGATGTCTGCTGTCGGGGTGCTTGCTTCGTAATCGGCCATGCGCTTGCTCCTAAGGGTCTCGGAGCAAGGATTGCGGTTCTGTGGCGACCGCTCCCTCCCTCCGCCGGTATCAACCGGATCAGGTTCAGCGGGTCGAAGGCTCCTGCCTTCCTCTCAAGCGCGGATAAAGCGCTCCCCCGGGGTGGGGTGAGCATAGGGGGGTTGGGGTGGGGTGCAATGGGAAACTTGGCGGACGTGGTGAGCGAGGGCGAGGCACCTGCGTTTGGGGCTTGCCCTTCGACTTCGCTCAGGGCGAACGGGAGAGGAGGCGACCGGAGGAGAGGGCATCAGTCGAGCGAGCGAGGTACGTGGGCGAGCGGAACGGGGTTGAGGCGAGCGGGTGCGCCTCGATCCCGCCCGTCGACTACGCCGTGACTGCCCGTTCGTGCTGAGCGAAGTCGAAGCACCTGCGGTTGGGGCTTGCCCTTCGACTTCGCTCAGGGCGAATGGAGGAGAGGAAGGCGCTTGGGTCGGGGAATTGGGCGGCCTACACCATCGCGCGGGCCGCCCTTTGCCTTAGAAGCGGAAAGAAACGGTCCCGCGCAGGCTGTGCCAGCGCATTTTGTCGTCGCTGCGGCGGAAGTCGGTGCCGCTGGTGTTGGGCGCGATCAGGAAAGGGTTGCTGGCGAGCAGGACCGGGCTGCCGGCGAGTGTGGTGCCGGCGGTGACGCGGACGCGGGCGTCGTCGTCGCGGTATTGGTGGAACATGTATTCCATGCCGATCGAGATGTTTTTGGTCAGCTTCTGCTCGATGCCGCCGCCGCCGAGGATGCCCCACTGGTTCTTCGACCCGCTGGCCGAAAACGCGTTGGCGGTGTTGGTGGTGAAGAACAGATTGTCGATCTTCGCATAGCCCGCACCGAACGTGCCGTAGAACAGCGTGGTGTTGATGGCATAGCCGGCGCGGCCGCGGACCGAGGCCTCCCAGTCGACCTTGCGCGCCATCGTGTAGCTGGCGGGGGTGGTCGAGAAGCCCGAGGTGCTGTCGGTGATCTCGGTCTTGCCGAATTCGCCGACGACGCCGACGACGATGTTGCCGCGCTGTACGTCGAAGCCTGCACGGCCGTAATAGGCCCAGCCGTCGTCATCGTTGCGGCAACCGTACGCAGCGGCACCGGTGCGGGCCGAGCCGTTGCAGAAGCCCGGCGAGAACGCGTTGGCGCCGGTGATCGTGTTGACGCTGTCGCTGAAATTGCCGTCGCCGTTGCGGTCGAACAGGATCGACGAGCCGACGTCGTTGGGCTGGACGTCGTAACCGCCGGCCGCACCGATATAGACGCCCGAGAACGGACGATCCGCGGTGGTTTCCTGCGAGATGAGCTGAGCCTGGGCTGGAACGGCGGAAAGCCCCGCAACGGCGAGGCCGGCGAGCGCGGTGAGCTTCGTTAGGTTTTTCATGGTCATTCCCCAAACAAGGATCGCGGCGCTCCTGAATACGCCGCGATTCCGAGGTTTCTGTTCAATCCGTGACGACGATCACGCGTTGGCGCCGCTGGTCCGAAGTGAATCGGTGCGGTTGTTGGTCCCGTTGGGGAAGAAGCCCCCGCCAATCTTTGCGGTATTGGTCAGGTAGGCGATGTTGTGCACCTGCGCGACCGACCGGCTGTAGGCCAGACCGTTGGCATCGGTCGGCACGATGTTCGACACCGTCGGATCCGTCCCGGTGATGCCCTGGTCGATGTCGCCGATAACGCCGGTCGCGCTGTTGGTGACGGTGCCGTCGAGGCTGTCGCGCGCGTCGCTGATCTGGTTGGCCGCCGTGATCAACGACGGGGTCGGGTTCGGCGTCTGCAGACCCTTGCGGTACAGGATCGTGCGGATCAGGCCGGCGTGATACGCCTCTGCCGCGAGGATGCCGGCGGCCGCCTCGAGATAGGTCTTGTTGGCAATCAGCGCGGCTGCGCCCTTATAGGCCGAGACGCCAACGTCCTCGAAGATATACGCACCGAGGAGGAAGCTGTTGTCGTCGGCATAGGGGTTGAAGACGCCGGTCGCGCCGACGACGCCGGCCGCGCGGGCGGCCGCCGTGAAGGCACCCGGAGCGGCAGCGGTACCGGCCGAGATGTCGATCGCGGGCTGGGCGACGGCGGCGGTGCCGAGCGCGGTGCGCAGGAAGGCGACGTGCGCGACTTCGTCGATCGCGATTTCACGGGCGTATTCACGCACGACGGTATCCTGGAACGGGACCTGCGCACCGCCGGTGACCGCACCCTGCGTACCGGTACCGGTAAGCAGGCTGGCGTTCAGGCCGACGCCGAATGCCGCGAACGCGTAGAACTGCGCTTCGAGATATTCGAGGTTGAGCGCGAAGTTCAGGATGTCGGCATCGTTTAACGTCGCGGCGGGGGCCGGCGTCGGCGTGGGGGTAGGTCCAGGCGCGAGATCGGAATCGTCGCTGCCGCATGCCGAGAGCAACGTCGCGCCACCGATGGCGAGCGCGGATCCACCGGCGAAACGGAGGAAGTTGCGGCGTTCGTTGCGACGGCCGGCGATTGCGTCGAAGAGTTCCAGCTTGGTATTGAGATCGGTCATTGGGGTAATCCCTGAAAAGCGAAGATGAGCGTTGGGCGAGGATGCGATCGGGCCGATGTGATCCGGCCGATCGATCAGGCTGCCGCGGTGCTCGTCTTGATGTTGCCGTTCATGCCGTTCGGGTAGAACCCGCCTGCCGATGCCGCACCGCTGTTGAGATAGACGATGTTGAGCACTTGGCTGGCCGAGCGGCTGTACGCGACGCCGTTGTTGTCGAGCGGGACGATGTTCGACACGGTCACCGCGGCCTGCGTGGTGGCGAGGTTGATCGGAGTCGCGCTGTACGACGAGATACCCTGGTCGATGTCGTTCGCACCGAAGATCGTCGTGTTGGCACCACCGCCGTCGAGGCTGTCTCGCGCACGTGAAATCGCATCGGCAGAGGTACGCAGCGAGGGCGTGTCGATGCCCTTGCCGTACAGCGTCGTGCGGACGATCGCGGCGTGATACGCCTCGACCGCGAGCAGGCCGGCGGCGGCTTCGAGATACGCCTTGCTGGTCAGCAACGGCGCGGCGCCCTTGTACGCGGTCACGCCGACGTCTTCGAAGATGAACGCGCCGAGGAGGAACGCTTCGTCGTTTGCGTACGGGTCGAACGCGGTACCGGCGGGGACGAGCCCGGCAGCCTGGGCGGCGAGCGAAAACGCGCTGGTCGGCGAGACGCTGACGTCGATCACCGGCTGCGCGACGGCGGCGGTGCCGAGCGCGGTGCGGAGGAACCTGACGTGGGCGATCTCGTCCTGCGCGATCTCGCGGGCGTATTGCGACACGATCGGGTCGGTGAAATTGACCTGGCGACCGCCGCGGACAGCACCCTGGGTGCCGGTGCCACCGAGCAGGCTGTTGTCGAGGCCGGTCCCATAGGCGGCGTAGGAGTAGAACTGCGCCTCGAGATATTCGAGGTTGAGCGCGAAGTTCAGCACGTCCGCATCGGTAATGGTCTGTGCCGACGCCGACGTGGACAGGGACAATGCGGTCGCACCGGCTGCGGTCATCGCAGCGGCGCCGAGCGCGGTCTTGAAGAATTCACGTCGTTCGCTGCGCCGTTCCACTCGCGCATCGAGGGCTTCGATCAGGTGCACGCTCTCGGTCATATCAGGGTCCTCCCCTTGTTGTTGCAGACGTCGGAGTTATTGAAACAATCGAACAGTCTGGACCGATCAGAGCAACACCCTGTCGCCAAGGCCCGGCTCGTAACGCGCTCTATTGCGGGCAGAAACCTGCCGTCCAAAGCGAGTAACGGACGTCATAGGGAGATGGACGCAGGATTAACGGGGGCGTGCGAAATATATTTTTAGGGGTGCGGGGAAGGTCTGGTGGGGCGGCGGCGTCGGGTAGGCCTTTGCCGCACGGATCGCGTTCTCGTGGGACTGCCCCACCCCAACCTCTCCCCTGAAGGGGAGGGACTTTTGGTTGCGTCTGTTGGAGGCCTTGGGGCCGCCATGCTCGGGAATTCGACCTCATGATCCTCCCCCTTCCGGGGGAGGATCGATGGGTCTGGGGTTTGGCTTAGTTTCCCCCCGGACCGGACAGGCCGGGCCTGGATCAGAAGGTGTAGGTCAGGCCTACCGCGCCGAGCCACTGGTCGGCATCGCCGACGTCGGCGACGATCGGGCTGTCCTTGTACTTGCCGAGCATGCGCCCGTAGAGCACGCCTGCGCCGACGCCGAAGCCGTGACGGAGATCGCCGGACAGGCTCTGCACCACGAACAGCGACGCGTTGACGCGGCGGAAACCGCTGTCGTTGACGTCGTAGGTGCGCAGGCCGCTGGCGAGCGTACCGATCGGGGTCACCGCAGAATAGGTGCGGCCGAAGCCCTTGCCGACGTAATCCGCCGACACGCCGAGCGAGACGAGCGTACGGACCGACAGCGGTGTGGTATAGTTCACCTGCGGCGTGACGACGTAGCTGTCGTAGGTGCCCGACACGTCATGGACATAAGCGACGCGCGCGGTGAGCGTGTCGTAGTCGCTGGTGATGACGCCGGTCCGGGCGACGCCGACATAGCCACCGAGTTCGAACGCGGTGTCGATCTTGCCGAGCGCACGGACCTGGCGGTTGTCGATATCGCCGGTGCGATCGCGACGGACGCCGCCGATGACGCCAACTTCGTAGTTGATGCCGACTCCGCCCGTGTTCGGGATCAGGTTGAAATAGAGCTGCGTGCCGCGGAGGAAGAAGTCGTGGCCGCGGACCGTGCCGACAAAGGCGCCGGCGGGGGTGAAGGAATTGCTGTCGGCGCCTTCGTAATCGGGCATCGACACCACGCCGAGCGCAACCGTGACGCGGTTGTTGTCACGCGGATCGGTGATCGGCGGCGACGGGTTCGGATCCGTCTGGGCGATCGCGGGCGTGGCGGTCGCGAGCACCGCGATTGCGGCAGACGTGAAGAGAGTGAATGCGCGCAAGGAAATGCTCCGGAGAAAAGGTTCCATCGCGCAACGCAGTACGACCCTTTTCGGTCCGTTACGATTGGTCAGAAGATGTAACGCATTTTCACTTGTTGTATTTCGGCATCACCGGCGAGCATGAACCGGGCCGCCGAAAAGCGCGGCGGGCCGAACCGGACGGCCGCATCGCGCGAAAAGCCATAGCCCTCGCGCGGGATACCCGCGAACGTATCGAGCTTTGCATTGCTGTTCTCGTCGTGGATGATTGCGAGCGCATAGCCGCGCTGCGGCAGGCCGGGAAAGCTGGTCGTGCGTACGCTCGCGGGGATCGATCGGGTGAGCGCGTTGGCGTCGTCGACGCAGGCGGGGAAGTTGGCGGGATCCGCGGTCAGGCAGATCCGGATCATGCCCTTTGCCGACCGGACGTTGCCGACCTCTACGTCAAGCCGCGTGACCGGCGCCGCCGCCGCCAGCATCGCCCATACCATGACGCCGGCCGTCACCAGACGCGATTTTCGCGCCATGCCGGGCATGCGCTTTCGCGTGTGCCTTGGCGAAGTCGCCAAGCCCGTTGTCGGTGCCGCAGAGCCGATCCCAGACGCGGAAATATAGCCCATAATTGCATCCGTATTGTTCATGATGACGTTGATGATGGCTGGCCGTTATCAGCCATCCCCCCAATGCTCCCCGCCACATGAACCTAGGGAAAATCTCCCACCCCATGTGGTTGGTCACTCCCATAACCGTCATGATCGTCAGGACCAAACCCAGTGCGCCGACATGGATCGGAATCAGGAACACCAGTAGCGGAATTACCACAGCGCCGGTGATCGCCTCGATTGGATGAAACGCCATCGCCGCCCATGCGGTCGGCGGGCGGCTGGCGTGATGGAGCGCGTGCGCGAGCTTGAACGGCTTGGGCCGATGCATCCAGCGATGCGTCCAGTAGAACCAGGTGTCGTGCGCGAACAGGAACAGCAGCACCGACACGGGCAGGTACCAGAGCGGATAGGCGTGGACGTCGGTATAGACCAGGGTCCAGCCGCGATTGTCCCAGCCCCAGGCGACGATCCCCGCCGGGACGCCGTAGATCGCGGCCGATGCGACGCTCCACAGGATCTCGCGCCGCATCTGCGTATCGAGACCGGTGTAGAGGCCCGGATGGCGGGCGCGCGTCGCAGCGGCGAACGCCCCCGAGACGATCAGATAGCGCACCCCGACGATCACGGTCATCGCGGTGGCTGAGAGTAGAATGGCGAGCCACATAGAGGCGCTTATACAGACGTTTGCAGCGCGGGGTAATGGGGAACGGGGCGATAATGCCGCGGCTAGAATGCCGCGACTAGGTACGGCGTTCGTCGCGGCGCTTTCGTCTGCTGAATCCTTCTGCTACTCAGACAAATAAAATATGAAGTAGAGGATGCACAATGTCCGAACCATGCTGCACCTGCCCCTCCCGCAGGCGTTTCCTGACCGGCGTGGGGACCGGCGCGCTGCTTGCGAGTTCGTTCGCGATGGGCCCGCACGCGGCATTTGCGTTCGTGCCGCAAGGTCCGCAGGCGCCGCAGCCGACGAGCTTGCCGACCGCAAGGTTGCGGGCGTTCGACCTGGCGGACGTCACGCTGGGCGAGGGGCCATTCCTGCACGCGCAGCGCAAGACGGAGGCGTATCTGCTCGCGCTGAAACCCGACCGGATGCTCCACAATTTCCGCGTCAATGCCGGACTGCCTGCGAAGGCGCCGGCTTACGGCGGCTGGGAATCAGATCCCTTGTGGGCGGACATCAACTGCCACGGCCATACGCTGGGGCATTACCTGTCGGCGTGTGCGCTGGCGTATCGATCGACCGGGGACCGGCGGTTCAAGGCACGGATCGATCATATCGCGCGCGAACTGGCGGCGTGCCAGGCAGCGTCGGGGAGCGGGCTGGTCTGTGCGTTCCCGAACGGGCCGGCACTGGTGGCGGCGCATCTGCGCGGCGACAAGATCACCGGCGTACCCTGGTACACGTTGCACAAGGTGTATGCTGGCCTGCGCGATGCGACATTGCTGGCGGACAGCGACACGTCACGCGCAGTGCTGCTGCGGCTGGCCGACTGGGCGGTGGTCGCGAGCCGGCCGCTGAGCGATGCGCAGTTCGAGACCATGTTGGATACCGAGCATGGCGGCATGAACGAGGTGTTCGCCGACCTCTATACGATGACTGGGACCGCCGACTATCGCACGATGGCGGAGCGGTTCTCGCACAAGGCGATCCTCGCGCCGCTCGCCAAGAACCGCGACCATCTCGACGGGCTGCATGCCAATACGCAGGTGCCGAAGATCATCGGCTTCCAGCGGGTCTGGGAGGTGACGGGCAAGCCGGAATACCGCGATGCGTCCGAATTCTTCTGGAAGACGGTGGCGCTGACGCGGTCGTTCGCGACCGGCGGGCACGGCGACAACGAGCATTTCTTTCCGGTCGCCGATTTCGCCGAGCACGTCCTGTCGCCGAAGGGATCGGAGACGTGTTGCCAACACAACATGCTGAAGCTGACGCGCGCGCTGTTCCTGCACGATCCGGAGGCGGGCTATGCCGATTACTACGAGCGGACGCTGTATAACGGGATCCTCGCGTCGCAGGACCCGGACAGCGGGATGGCGACGTACTTCCAGGGTGCGCGGCCGGGATACATGAAGCTGTATCACACGCCGGAGAACTCGTTCTGGTGCTGCACCGGCACGGGGATGGAGAACCACGTCAAATATCGCGACTCGATCTATTTCCATGACGACCGCGCGTTGTACGTGAACCTGTTCGTGCCTTCGGCGGTGCGCTGGAAGGACAAGGATGCGGTGCTCACGCAGGTGACGGCGTTTCCCGATACCGCGACGACGACGATGCGATGGACGTTGAAGCGGCCGACCGAGCTGACGCTGA from Sphingomonas faeni encodes:
- a CDS encoding ferritin-like domain-containing protein, translating into MTESVHLIEALDARVERRSERREFFKTALGAAAMTAAGATALSLSTSASAQTITDADVLNFALNLEYLEAQFYSYAAYGTGLDNSLLGGTGTQGAVRGGRQVNFTDPIVSQYAREIAQDEIAHVRFLRTALGTAAVAQPVIDVSVSPTSAFSLAAQAAGLVPAGTAFDPYANDEAFLLGAFIFEDVGVTAYKGAAPLLTSKAYLEAAAGLLAVEAYHAAIVRTTLYGKGIDTPSLRTSADAISRARDSLDGGGANTTIFGANDIDQGISSYSATPINLATTQAAVTVSNIVPLDNNGVAYSRSASQVLNIVYLNSGAASAGGFYPNGMNGNIKTSTAAA
- a CDS encoding outer membrane protein, which encodes MKNLTKLTALAGLAVAGLSAVPAQAQLISQETTADRPFSGVYIGAAGGYDVQPNDVGSSILFDRNGDGNFSDSVNTITGANAFSPGFCNGSARTGAAAYGCRNDDDGWAYYGRAGFDVQRGNIVVGVVGEFGKTEITDSTSGFSTTPASYTMARKVDWEASVRGRAGYAINTTLFYGTFGAGYAKIDNLFFTTNTANAFSASGSKNQWGILGGGGIEQKLTKNISIGMEYMFHQYRDDDARVRVTAGTTLAGSPVLLASNPFLIAPNTSGTDFRRSDDKMRWHSLRGTVSFRF
- a CDS encoding MipA/OmpV family protein, giving the protein MRAFTLFTSAAIAVLATATPAIAQTDPNPSPPITDPRDNNRVTVALGVVSMPDYEGADSNSFTPAGAFVGTVRGHDFFLRGTQLYFNLIPNTGGVGINYEVGVIGGVRRDRTGDIDNRQVRALGKIDTAFELGGYVGVARTGVITSDYDTLTARVAYVHDVSGTYDSYVVTPQVNYTTPLSVRTLVSLGVSADYVGKGFGRTYSAVTPIGTLASGLRTYDVNDSGFRRVNASLFVVQSLSGDLRHGFGVGAGVLYGRMLGKYKDSPIVADVGDADQWLGAVGLTYTF
- a CDS encoding sterol desaturase family protein; the protein is MWLAILLSATAMTVIVGVRYLIVSGAFAAATRARHPGLYTGLDTQMRREILWSVASAAIYGVPAGIVAWGWDNRGWTLVYTDVHAYPLWYLPVSVLLFLFAHDTWFYWTHRWMHRPKPFKLAHALHHASRPPTAWAAMAFHPIEAITGAVVIPLLVFLIPIHVGALGLVLTIMTVMGVTNHMGWEIFPRFMWRGALGGWLITASHHQRHHEQYGCNYGLYFRVWDRLCGTDNGLGDFAKAHAKAHARHGAKIASGDGRRHGMGDAGGGGAGHAA
- a CDS encoding ferritin-like domain-containing protein, coding for MTDLNTKLELFDAIAGRRNERRNFLRFAGGSALAIGGATLLSACGSDDSDLAPGPTPTPTPAPAATLNDADILNFALNLEYLEAQFYAFAAFGVGLNASLLTGTGTQGAVTGGAQVPFQDTVVREYAREIAIDEVAHVAFLRTALGTAAVAQPAIDISAGTAAAPGAFTAAARAAGVVGATGVFNPYADDNSFLLGAYIFEDVGVSAYKGAAALIANKTYLEAAAGILAAEAYHAGLIRTILYRKGLQTPNPTPSLITAANQISDARDSLDGTVTNSATGVIGDIDQGITGTDPTVSNIVPTDANGLAYSRSVAQVHNIAYLTNTAKIGGGFFPNGTNNRTDSLRTSGANA
- the thiC gene encoding phosphomethylpyrimidine synthase ThiC encodes the protein MADYEASTPTADIGVTTGPIRGSRKIHVAVPSSPDVRVAMREIVLDPSCSEPPLRVYDTSGPYTDPRAQIDINAGLPQLRRQWIEARGDVESYEARELRPEDNGQLGPDRSGGVPQFPATIKRPLRARDGHNVSQMHYARRGIITPEMEYVATRENLGRAMLKDYVRDGESFGAQIPDYVTPEFVRDEIARGRAIIPNNINHPESEPMAIGRNFLVKINANIGNSAVASNVAAEVDKLVWSIRWGADTVMDLSTGRNIHDTREWILRNSPVPIGTVPIYQALEKVGGVAEDLTWEIFRDTLIEQAEQGVDYFTIHAGVRLAYIPMTAKRVTGIVSRGGSIMAKWCLSHHKESFLYERFDEITEIMKAYDIAYSLGDGLRPGSIADANDEAQFSELYTLGELTHRAWKSDVQVMIEGPGHVPMHKIKENMDKQLEVCGEAPFYTLGPLTTDIAPGYDHITSGIGAAMIGWYGTAMLCYVTPKEHLGLPDRDDVKVGVVTYKLAAHAADLAKGHPAAQMRDDALSRARFEFRWRDQFNLSLDPDTAEQYHDQTLPAEGAKTAHFCSMCGPKFCSMKITQEVRDFAAKQNSPADVFLAADVDQTDTDRAIFAKGTSQAEAERGMADMSEKFREKGSEIYLPAE
- a CDS encoding glycoside hydrolase family 127 protein, encoding MSEPCCTCPSRRRFLTGVGTGALLASSFAMGPHAAFAFVPQGPQAPQPTSLPTARLRAFDLADVTLGEGPFLHAQRKTEAYLLALKPDRMLHNFRVNAGLPAKAPAYGGWESDPLWADINCHGHTLGHYLSACALAYRSTGDRRFKARIDHIARELAACQAASGSGLVCAFPNGPALVAAHLRGDKITGVPWYTLHKVYAGLRDATLLADSDTSRAVLLRLADWAVVASRPLSDAQFETMLDTEHGGMNEVFADLYTMTGTADYRTMAERFSHKAILAPLAKNRDHLDGLHANTQVPKIIGFQRVWEVTGKPEYRDASEFFWKTVALTRSFATGGHGDNEHFFPVADFAEHVLSPKGSETCCQHNMLKLTRALFLHDPEAGYADYYERTLYNGILASQDPDSGMATYFQGARPGYMKLYHTPENSFWCCTGTGMENHVKYRDSIYFHDDRALYVNLFVPSAVRWKDKDAVLTQVTAFPDTATTTMRWTLKRPTELTLKLRHPGWSRTAVVLVNGVETMRSTNPGRYLELVRGWRDGDAVELRLDMRAGVERSPAAPDIVAFTYGPLVMAGSFGRDGLAPGSDIIVNERKYGEYNAAPFTPPTLAGDPETIAQGMRKGDRPLEFTILAADRQPVRMVPYFRVAHERYATYWPIAPAST
- a CDS encoding DUF2141 domain-containing protein, whose translation is MVWAMLAAAAPVTRLDVEVGNVRSAKGMIRICLTADPANFPACVDDANALTRSIPASVRTTSFPGLPQRGYALAIIHDENSNAKLDTFAGIPREGYGFSRDAAVRFGPPRFSAARFMLAGDAEIQQVKMRYIF